The genomic stretch CCCGGTCGTGATTCCTCATCCGCACCTGGCGATGGAGCTCCAGTTCACAGCGGGCACACTGCAAGCTGCCGCATTCGTCACATTCAAACGCAGCCTCATCTGAACCCCCACAGGCGTAGCTCTCCTGGCAGCCTAACACCGGGCTCAGTCCTTTATCCacagctggacctggaccacTCATCTCAAAGCTGACAGGTCAGGGGTTAGTGACAGTAACTTGATAGGGTTGTAAAGGCACTGCAGCGGAAGACGCAATGATCTGGTTACTCAAATGCCTACAACCAGATGTGATGTAACCTCCTTTGTTCAAATTATCCAAAAAGCCATGTCACTCATAGTCATAAAGTGGCCTGTTGTGACGTTAAGCTGAGGATCCAGTTTCTGCTTACTTTAAATGGTATTCAGTCGGTAGTAAAGCAAGATCAGGCAGCAATTTCAATCACTTGTTAAGAATATTACCTATACTTTATGTTTGGCACAACAGTTTTGCTATTTTAGCTAACAGTAGCTGCCTTGCAtctcttgtcttgttttggtAATGTTGCTGCTTAGTTGTCGATGCTGCGTTGCTATTTAAAAGTAGCCCGGTGTCCTCGtcatgtctaaaaaaagaaaagaaatcagtaataaatatgttgatgttttcaagTAATAgcgacacaaagagacacactgGAGGAACAAGCAACCTTCGTTTCTATCGACTGAACTAGCGGTGGCTTCCAGTCCGAAGGGCGACGACTTACTGAAACGCTGCCCGGCCTCAGCAGTCTAAAAGTGGACACGTAGACTGTCTAACACCGGAGCGCCGGCTGCCACCACATATTAGCAAACGCTGTTGAAACGGTTAGCTAGTTGAGCTATTCTGTGTCAGACCCTTGTAgatgttgttttgcttttacatCAGCTGATCGGCTTGTTTTTATCCAGAGttcaaaagtcataaaacggaATGCATTCTGGGAAGTACAGGATTTGGGAGTTGCAAAGAAAGACGAGGATTACATTGAAATTATAATGATTTGATAGGGCACACGCTAACTTATACTCTTGTCCTGAAAGGGTTTCTAAATGTAGTTTGACAATAGTTACCCACCtacccaaataaataaatgtggataAAGACGATGAAGATACTAACCTTTACCCATAATGCTTTTTACCTTCCAGCTGCTGTGTCCACTTTTATTTGTTTCCCGGCGTACACCGAAGCTTACAAAGTTGGACGGAGACAGCAACTCGTACTATTACACACCGTGTTATAACTTATTTGGGCGTCATATGTGTTTTATTACTAAGTGTATTGAATATTTAATTGACTCTGGTTGTTGTAAACAAGCAAAATGACGATGCCCGCATCGTACGTTATTTTAGTTACTCTAGCAACATCTAACCGACAACCCGGTGTTAGTAACGAGTGCAACCAACGTGAGACTTGATTGTGACATCAGTTGTTCTGCGAGTATTCAGTATTTTGccctcacttttttctttttcttatgttaTATTTGATTGCAGAGACTTAGCATCGTATGTATGTAActttatgcatgcatgtaagTGTGCATGGTTCATTTTCCGTCTAAGAAAGCAATACTTTATGATTTTAAATGCGACTGACCTTGCCTGTTCACAGATAGCCAAAGCTAATTCGATGCTAACCTGTCTTCAGtgttagctagctggctaagCTAACTGTTTCTGCGAATTCGCTGTTCGCCTCATGTTACTCTCCCTAATTTGTTGGGTTCACGATGGAAGATGAAGCATTCACTGACATTAACGGCAAAAGCATATCTCTGGACTGCCAGTGTCACTCTAGCCTTTGCAGCGAGTTCATTGTCAGCGTCCCCAAGGTGTCCATCGGCAAGGTGATGGTGTACACCTGCTGTGTTTGGCTTTTGGCGTACGCTGTGTTCTTCTTCACCGAGGTAAGACAAATGAGTCTCTCATACCTGAATCCCTCTGCTAAAGTCGCAAAATACCTCCgtttttgcagtttttggaAGACAGAGCAAGAATCGTTAACTCATCTTGTTaatggttgttcattttgtattacattctggaaaagttttgaaaatgatatggtatctaaaacaacacatataaTCTAATTTGAAGGGAAACATATTGTTACATATTTCGAGTGTAAAGATAGAAGTGTATGTAGTattgttaatctttttattttattagggacgtttcatattcataaatcaaaacgttcacattttttcaaattcaagaCTATTCAAAAGTGACATATATTTTGAGTCTCTTACATTAGTAACAAATAAGAAAGCTATTACTACTTCTGATATATACTCCAATCTGTTTAATCAAAAACATCTGTTGTCAATATCATTGAGGTTTGTAAATCTGTCACATATTTatgtatgatttttattttgttcacttCATGGATCTGTTTACATTGTCTTTAATACTTCTGTTAGCTGATCTCATATTATATAAGTTGCAGTCTCTTTCTttataattttatgttttaagctGTGATGACTGAACGTTTTGTAAATTcatcttttaaatgaaaaaaagttgcaaaataCTAGACCAAAATCATGTCCGCTAGAGCTACATCCATGTACTGTGACATCTTTTTACTCTAGTGTCAAAAAGCGCTGTCTCTGTGATAGTTTGCATGTAGTATTAAGTacaattatacattattatacgGGTTATGCAATCTTCTGAAGCTTCATTACAGTCATGTTTAGTCAACAACATATTAGTAGTGCTTCCTTTGATCTGTGAATGTGCATGATCATActattcattttgtttctgaGTGGTAGGAACAGTTTTTATGAACATGTTACACTACCATGACCTTCATGTAGATGTTTCCCCTCTATTGCAGAACACAGCTGTTCTCACCAGTGCTATATTCATCACCCTGGCTGGCATGATGTTTCACATCCACTTTGTGAAGGTAGACCACGAGTCCCTGCTTGTCGTCGGCTCCTTAGGCGTACAGGTGTCCTCCAGCTACGCCTCAGGCCGGGAGACCACCACGTTCATTGAGATGAGCAAGATCAAGGACATTGTCATCAATGAAGCTATTTACATGGTGAATAAGGACATTTTCATTATAAACATCATTATTCTTTGTATTATTCTTCCCACAGTTATGCCAGTTTATGCTTTTTGAAGGATGAGGACATTGACgtctgctgtttttatttcagcatCAAATCATCTACTACCTTTGTGTGCTGCTGAAGGAGCCTTCAGATCCAGATGCTGTGTCAAGTGTTGTGCCATTGTTTCAGGTAAGGTTAACTGCAAGATGTACACATATCCCATAAAGCattcttgtttttatgctttgtTTCTGGTTTACTTCCTGTGTATAGGATTCTAATGCACACGGTGTCGTTCACGGTAACCTGTTTCTAATTAACcttcttttctcatttatttttcagagtTCAAAGCCGAGGCTGAACTGCTTAGTGAAAGTTTACAAAAGCTGTCAGGAGATTATTTCAAAGTGCTAATGACACATGAGTCTTACACTATCGGTGTTTCTGGTCATGCAGTAtgcttttaatatttctttagggcacttttcttttcagttgATTAAAGCAGgtagtgtgtcttttttttgttggtacATCTCGATTTAACGTACAGTGTATGTTTCATTATTTATCTCACCTGTATGAATGTGAAAGTGATCTGTTGAACACAAAAGCAAGTGCTGCCATGATGGAAACGCCAATATTAGTCTCACAATGACTTTGTTATTCTTTGTTGTGTAGTTACTTGAATAATATGAAAATAGCACTGATGACTACTACTTTAAACCTGAAGGGCCAAACCTTATAAACTGTAAAGATAAACATTACTTTTAAGAGTTAGCTTTTTTACTTATTCATGCATTTAGATTTCAATTGACCTACTAATGTCAATATCCGTATTTTACAAACATTCccacaatgtatttgtttatacaaaaaatacatttgacgAACAAAATGAATATAGTTCCTATTTAAATATTTGCCGTCACTGTTAGTTGGTGTATGCTTGGGCTTTATGTTTTTGAGGAGCTTTCCTTCCCCACTAGGGGGCAGTACCACGCTTAGCAAACCTTTGGAAATCAGAATAATGAATTAGTTCAGACAAAAGCACTAATGATGTACCAAAAAATATTACCcaatttttataatttaaccCTGTATAGCATAACACTCGTAAAAAGAGGTGTTAgatgtgtagtgtgtgtagtttgtaaaacataaacatCCACACCTTGCTTACGGATGTCTTCACTCCCTCATACACCTTCATCGCTAGACAGTTGCTCAGGTTGACCTCAGTTGTCATCTTATTATACCAGACCTGTTTTTTAAGGTTACCTCACAGATGAAATGACAATGCCAGTTATGTAGGATCAAGGTCTGAATGAGTAATATTTGGTACTAGTGGAGTGACCCTACAGTTTGAAAAGGCCTTAACTCCTCAAATAGGGACGTGCCGACCTGACGTTTTCTCTGTAACCTTGTTATTGAAATTGGATGCATTATCTAATTTGTTACCCTGTAACTATAAGAAGTCTGAAGCAACAAATTACATCTTGTCTCAGATTATTGCTcaggtttattttttatctatctattgtGTATGTTTCactattctttttaaaaatcgaGATCTTTTTGCAAAGAAGCAATGGTTTTTGAGTAAGGAGCTATGTGCCCAGTGCTGACTGTAAACTTCCACTGCTTAAATACGAGGGGTGGTGGAAAAATCGGTACAGCATAGCATCGCAATATTTTCtctggcaatactgtatcgatacacagacacaaagtatcaatcttttattataaatgtgttggtctGTTTGTCTGCTCGACAATCCCATTTTCCAgctataaaattgaagtgacatgaacaaacagagaaatatatCTTTTTAGAGAAACAactgttgacaaagtttccttccTGGgccataatttgaaattgggaaaaattagaagttggaaaaatgGTTATATATTGCAGAattttgcaatgtgtttaaaatcgcaataatattgtattgtggcatgagtatcgtgatgatatcgtatcgggagacGTCTGGTGATTTCCACCCATATTAAATACATTGCTATGTTAATATATTGAGGTGAGGACACTGTAAGCATTAAAGGTGTGTTTGTTAGTGTCGGCCTGGAGCAAAATGTTTTCCTCAAAATGCCTCCTGGTTGTAACTAACTAAAAAGGAAAGTTGAATACGTCTCTATCACAGTTTAAAGTTCAGAGCCCTTGTTTTCAACCCCACTCGGCCTGTGTTTCACCTCCAGGCCTTGGTTTTTTCCCATCCATTCTAATTGTCGATGGCCATCTTCAGACCAGTGTGTGAACTCCACGCTCCAGCGGCCAACAAGGCAGGAGGGTGTGACTTTCACGGGGCGAAGCGTACCGCTGATGTGAAGAGAAGCCTTTTGACAGGATAATGGTCCCTGCTGGAGGTGTGAAATAGCCAGGAAGCAGGCCCAGGAGAAGAGCTGGGAGTGGCCAGGAGGGACACCCCAGGGCTTCTGAATAGGCCTTATAAACCAGAACCCCCCTCCGGAGTAAATTATAGATAGTGTTAAGGTTTTTGTATCCCAAAACACAGTGAGGCT from Etheostoma cragini isolate CJK2018 chromosome 18, CSU_Ecrag_1.0, whole genome shotgun sequence encodes the following:
- the pigh gene encoding phosphatidylinositol N-acetylglucosaminyltransferase subunit H, translated to MEDEAFTDINGKSISLDCQCHSSLCSEFIVSVPKVSIGKVMVYTCCVWLLAYAVFFFTENTAVLTSAIFITLAGMMFHIHFVKVDHESLLVVGSLGVQVSSSYASGRETTTFIEMSKIKDIVINEAIYMHQIIYYLCVLLKEPSDPDAVSSVVPLFQSSKPRLNCLVKVYKSCQEIISKC